In Bos mutus isolate GX-2022 chromosome 2, NWIPB_WYAK_1.1, whole genome shotgun sequence, one DNA window encodes the following:
- the TMEM177 gene encoding transmembrane protein 177, translated as MAGPLWRATVFVQRHRTGLLVGSCAGLFGAQISYHLFPDPVVQWLYQYWPQGQPAPLSPELERLFQEVQQDIGVPSGHHFEAFTTFTFQPVSAGFPRLPGGAVVGIPASFLGGPVTNTDQPVVVHGQRVDWRSPAGTRLRDALTLSHDAQKFALAKEVVYLESGAAALQALPAPACLAGTWALGVGAKHALGLYGGPMSLRAAFNLVVAVAGFVAYAFSTDSLTHALEAWLDRRTASLSVAYARGGVEFYEKVLSGNLALRSLLGQRGKKLYTPSGNVIPRHWFRIKHLPYTARRDSVLQMWRAALGPGSS; from the coding sequence ATGGCAGGTCCCCTGTGGCGGGCCACAGTGTTCGTGCAGAGACACAGGACAGGCCTGTTGGTGGGCTCCTGTGCAGGCCTGTTTGGGGCCCAGATCTCGTACCACCTCTTCCCGgatcctgtggtccagtggctgtaCCAGTACTGGCCTCAGGGCCAGCCAGCGCCTCTGTCCCCAGAACTGGAGAGGCTCTTCCAGGAGGTGCAGCAGGACATTGGCGTCCCCTCAGGCCACCACTTTGAGGCCTTTACCACCTTCACCTTCCAGCCTGTGAGCGCCGGCTTCCCGAGACTCCCTGGTGGGGCCGTCGTAGGCATCCCCGCCAGCTTCCTGGGTGGCCCAGTGACCAACACTGACCAGCCTGTAGTTGTCCACGGGCAGCGAGTGGACTGGCGGAGCCCAGCAGGTACCCGGCTGAGAGATGCCCTGACCCTGTCTCACGATGCCCAGAAGTTCGCCTTGGCCAAGGAGGTGGTGTACCTGGAGAGTGGGGCAGCCGCCCTGCAGGCCCTGCCAGCCCCAGCCTGCCTGGCAGGCACCTGGGCGCTGGGTGTGGGGGCCAAGCACGCCTTGGGGCTGTACGGAGGCCCCATGAGCTTGCGGGCCGCCTTCAACTTGGTGGTGGCAGTGGCGGGCTTCGTGGCCTATGCCTTCTCCACCGACTCTCTCACTCACGCCCTGGAAGCCTGGCTGGACCGCCGCACGGCCTCCCTGTCTGTAGCCTATGCCCGGGGCGGCGTGGAATTCTACGAGAAGGTTTTGTCGGGCAACCTGGCCCTTCGCAGTCTGCTGGGCCAGCGGGGGAAGAAACTCTACACGCCCAGCGGGAATGTCATTCCCAGACACTGGTTCCGCATCAAACACCTACCCTACACGGCCCGCCGGGACTCGGTGCTGCAGATGTGGCGGGCAGCGCTTGGCCCCGGCAGCTCCTGA